In Mycolicibacterium mucogenicum DSM 44124, the following are encoded in one genomic region:
- a CDS encoding TlpA disulfide reductase family protein produces MAAVLTTAVLLVGCSTGDDAVAQGGTFEFVAPGGKTDIFYDPPASRGKPGAVRGPSLTDPSKTLSLDDFSDQVVVINVWGQWCGPCRSEIAELEKVYEQTKAQGVAFLGIDVRDNNRQAAVDFVVDHKVTFPSIYDPAMRTMIAFGGKYPTTVIPSTLVLDRQHRVAAVFLRELLADDLKPVVERLAKEGKA; encoded by the coding sequence ATGGCGGCCGTCCTGACGACGGCCGTGTTGCTCGTCGGCTGCTCCACCGGTGACGACGCCGTCGCGCAGGGCGGCACCTTCGAGTTCGTGGCGCCGGGCGGCAAGACCGACATCTTCTACGACCCGCCGGCGAGCCGCGGCAAGCCGGGCGCGGTGCGCGGCCCGTCGCTCACGGATCCGTCGAAAACCCTGTCCCTGGATGACTTTTCAGATCAGGTCGTGGTGATCAACGTCTGGGGTCAGTGGTGTGGCCCGTGCCGCTCGGAGATCGCCGAGCTCGAGAAGGTGTACGAGCAGACCAAGGCGCAGGGCGTCGCGTTCCTCGGCATCGACGTGCGTGACAACAACCGACAGGCCGCCGTCGACTTCGTCGTCGACCACAAGGTGACGTTCCCGTCCATCTATGACCCGGCGATGCGCACCATGATCGCGTTCGGCGGCAAGTACCCGACGACGGTCATCCCGTCGACGCTGGTGCTGGACCGTCAGCACCGGGTGGCCGCGGTGTTCCTGCGGGAACTGCTGGCCGACGACC
- a CDS encoding histidine phosphatase family protein, with the protein MTDKTIVHVMRHGEVHNPDKILYGRKPDFHLSERGQAQAAAVAGWLAERDIVYVVASPLERAQETATPIAARHGLPIDTDPELIESTNVFEGQRVSPGDGALRDPRNWWHLRDPKTPSWGEPYKHIAARMTAAVDRARVKGMGHEAVCVSHQLPVETLRRAMLGKNLHHFPTKRMCNLASVTSFYFHGDQMVGWGYSELAGQ; encoded by the coding sequence ATGACCGACAAGACGATCGTGCACGTGATGCGTCACGGCGAGGTCCACAACCCCGACAAGATCCTGTACGGCCGCAAGCCTGATTTCCACCTCTCCGAGCGTGGGCAGGCGCAGGCCGCGGCGGTCGCCGGCTGGCTGGCCGAGCGCGACATCGTCTACGTCGTCGCGTCGCCGCTGGAGCGCGCGCAGGAGACCGCGACGCCCATCGCGGCCCGGCACGGCCTGCCCATCGACACCGATCCCGAGCTCATCGAGTCGACGAATGTGTTTGAGGGACAGCGGGTCTCGCCGGGTGACGGCGCGCTGCGCGACCCGCGCAATTGGTGGCATCTGCGCGACCCGAAGACCCCGTCGTGGGGCGAGCCGTACAAGCACATCGCGGCGCGCATGACGGCCGCCGTGGACCGGGCGCGGGTCAAGGGCATGGGGCACGAGGCGGTGTGCGTCAGCCATCAGCTGCCGGTGGAGACGCTGCGTCGCGCCATGCTCGGCAAGAACCTGCACCACTTCCCGACCAAGCGGATGTGCAACCTGGCGTCGGTGACGTCGTTCTACTTCCATGGCGACCAGATGGTCGGCTGGGGATATTCGGAGCTGGCCGGACAGTGA